The genomic window CGATTCACGATGGGCAGTCATCACAGACAAGTAATACACACACGGAGTTATGTTCACATGTGACTGCTCTGATGTTATCATACTGGCTGCAGGGCCTTCTACGACTAATCAGTGCTTCGCTACAACACCAGCCGCGTTGGCCTGTGCTGTGATTCTGCGCTTGTACGCCTGTACCGAACCGTCGAAGTGCTCAACGGTACCACCATCGCACACCCACAGGCTTGTGCATACGTTCTGCAGCATCGTGACATCGTGACTAACCATCAGGACACCACCCTGGAATTTCTGCAGGGCTTCTGACAGAGCATCCATAGCTTCAATGTCCAAATGGTTCGAGGGCTCGTCCAGAACAAGGATGTGCGGGTTGGTCAAAGCAAGGCAGGCAAAAGCAACACGCGATTTCTGTCCTCCAGATAGCAGCTCCATCTTCTGAAGACCTGTCATACCGGTGATACCGAAAGCGCCCAGGTGACGACGGTACTCCTCGTCCGGCTTGCCAGGGTACTGCTTGGCCATGAATCCCACAGCACTGTTGTTCAAGTCCAGAGCATCAACGTGGTGCTGGGCGAAGAAACCTACTCGAAGTCGAGGGTTCTGCGATATCAAACCAGTGGTAGGCTGCAGGGCACCGATCAGTAGCTTCAGGGCTGTCGTCTTACCAGCACCGTTGGGACCAACGATACCAATACGTGAGTCGAGCTGCACATCAAGATCGACATTCTTCAGCAAGATGTTATCCTTGCTGTAGCCGAACGAGACGCCACTCATCTGGATGATAGGAGGTGACATCTTCTCCACCTCGGGGAACTTGAAGTGGACTGTGTACTCCGCCTCGGGTGCCTGCAGGACTGGCATACGCTCCAGCTTCTTGATTCTGGATTGAGCCTCCGAAGACTTGGCAGCATTGTACCTGAACTTGTCGATGAAAGCTTGCAAGTGCGCACGCTCTGCCATTTGTTTCTCGTACTCGCGCTTCGCAGTCTTGCGTCGCTCCTCTTTGGTGGCATAGAAGGAATCGAAGTTACCGCCCTTGTAGTAGTCGAGTCGCTCAGAGTGCTGGTGGATGATATCTGTGGCAACCTCGTTGAGGAAGGCTCTGTCGTGAGATACAACAAGAACAGTGCTGGGGTAGTCTTGGAGGTAGTTTGCCAAGAAGGTGATAGATGGAACGTCCAACATGTTCGACGGCTCATCGAGAAGTAAGAGGTCTGGCTCGCAAAACAAAGCTCGGGCCAGAGCCAATCGCATTCTCCATCCTCCGGAGAAAGTCCTTGTCGCATACTGTTGACGTTCGGTTGAGAACCCGAGACCTGCCAGGATACTTGCAGCTCTGGATTCTGCTTTGTCAGATTCCATCTCTGCAAGCTTGGAGTGGACATCGCTGAGAGTAGTATCGAGGCCCTCACGCTGTTTGTCAAGTCTTTCGGCATCTGCAGACGTGTCTGCCATGGAGGCACGCTCAGCTTCCAGTTCGTTAAGTTCTTTGGTGATTTTCTCCTGCTCCCTGAGAAGATGCTTTCGCCAAACATCCGCATCCAAGACAGCTTGAAGGGCAGGAGTGTCGTCACCGGTGATCTGGACCAACGTCAGTCTACAATGCTCAAGCAGTGGATATAGCCCAGACTCACTTCTTGCTCTACGTGAAGAATGGAGATATGTGTCGGAATCGAGACTTCACGTCGAGCAAGGGCTCGAAGCAACGTAGATTTACCGATACCGTTCTGACCGACCAAACCATATCTTCGGCCGTAAGCCAGTGTCAGAGACGCATCGGTCAGGATACGCAGGCCAGGCATGGAGACATCAAAGCTATCAATTTTAATGTCCTTGCTCTTGTTGGCGGAATCATTGCCCGCTTGTAGGGGATTAACAGCCATGTAGAATTCTTCATAGCTCTGTGCCTCATTGGGCACGTCGAGCAGTTTGGAAGCCTCATACTCGACGTTTTTGAACTCTTTACGGTCTTGCTTGGCACGCAGTTTACGCTCGGCTTTCTCCAGTTTCTTCCGGTCCACCCTGGATTCTACCTTACGAGTGTTGGCTGACTCAAGATCAACAGTGCCGCCGGAAAGACCAAGAGTCGCGGACATGTTCTTTGAGGAGCCCACGTGGACGGCCTGGTCAAGCTTCCTGGCCGAGGGGGCCACTTGACGGCGTTCGCCATCGGTGCCGTTTGCCGCATTGAGGCGTGAGATGAATTTGTTCACGAGATTCGTGATGGCCGTCTCATTGTCTTCTGACAAATTGCCAGAAGCAGAGAGTAGCAGGGCGGCTACAGTAGCGGCTGCTTCCTCGAGCGGGGAAGGGGCATTGGGATCCGAGTCGGAAGAGAATGAGTTGGCCGCATGGGTCAAGTACCCCACCGAGTACTCCGACAAGACGGGATCAATGCTAGGGATCTGGGTTCTGATCTCAGCTTCCATGGCTGCTGGCTGGCGTGGAGGATACGGAAACAAGTCCTCGTCCCACACAGGCGGTTGCCGTCTGGAGTCAATATTCAGCAGAGGCGCTGGCGCGGTCGGCGGGCACACAAGAGCACGTCTCGCTGCTGTATAACAGGCACCGGTGTATTGGCTGAGCGGAACGGTGTTTCTGCGCTCGATATTCGTGCCACAACAGGTCGTCCAGAGCTCTGCGCAAATTGGTGAAGAAACCCAAAGTGGCGTGGCGGTCAGTTCTGGAAGGAGCGGCGGTGGCCAATCAGCGCGGGGCAAGCGCAAACAGGCCAAACGGCGGCGCACAAGTCTCGGCGCGCTTTTTGCACGAAGCCAGTGGGCCTGCACAACCAGTCTGGGGGCACGCCTCTGCTGCACATGGGTGCGATTTGCTCCAGGATTCCCGGCTGCGCCCATCCTCTGCCGTGTCTTTGTGTTTCCGCTGAACATCATGGATCGTGCCGTAGCCTCATCCAGGCCCTGAGCCGCTCGCCCAGCAAGCCAGCGGCCAGAAAGAATGATACATGCCGTCGCCGTTCCCCCAGAATGATTGCCACAGCGCCGCCTCCACAATTCAGCAAGCAGCCCGGTCCATAGCTGTCAACCCATACCTTGTCGTCGACGTCGTTCGCGGCGCACCTGTGACATTGAATTAGCTTTGTGACTTGAAGAGCAACGGACGGCCACAGTCATCACGGCGCGTGCCATGGCCCATGGGGAGCCCAGCAATGGATTGGAATTTGCTGGCTGAGGCTTCCGCAACGCAACGCCATATATCCCTGCCACCCTTGCACGTCGCTCCCAGTTTCCCGTCCTGGGGCTGACGTGCTCTCTGTTTTGGCTGCTGAGGCTGCCTCTCAGGAGTGCTCGGCCAGCCGTGTCATTGGTGTGCAGCTGCGTGCCGaaacacccacacccacgaGGTAACGTGTTTTATAAGCGAGCGCCGCGTACAAGCGAGCGCCGCACCCCACCAAGTTTGCGCACCTCTCCTATCTCAACGTACAATGGCTTAACGCAGCgctactatattagcttcAAATAAAGCAGATATCTAGCTTGctatcttatctattaaTTCCTATTAAATACAGAGTAATTGCAATGCTGCTGTTGTCTATAACATGTCTGAACGAATAATCCGCTACTAACGCGCTAGCAAGCCTGCCTAACGCGATTGctaacctaacttaaagaagttaacctagatagaagaggagGTAATAGTCTAGTATATACTTAACTTAGACTAATATAGATTTAGGCCTACGTACGCAGCTATacgtaatatagctaataagctactagctgcgCGCAGTGTAGGTTAGGTTAGCGTCTACTAGCTACGTAACTTTGTTAAGTATACTAAGAGTCTTATAACGCGTTTTAACTAAGCGTATAATAGgcagagagccctctgtaaggatctagtcTTAATTAGCTACTAGTTTAAGCTTATAGAGCAGACAAAGGCTAGGTACAGTATCTGCAATAATAACgtctataactttaacaaggctggctttataataggtaagATTATAACTTAGCTTATTATAACAGGGTTAGAGAGGAAAGGCAGGCTAAAAGCTGTTTAGCCTGGCAATTGCGAGTAGGTAACAGTTATTgctgcaattaacgctgctGGCTAGACAATCCCacccttccttatctttgcTGGCTAATACTACTtatctgcctggtacaaggagGCAGAGATCCCACACAACTGGGCGATCGCAGTTAGCAACAACAGCTAGAcaactaacaagcttagagttaagtagctaaagcactttattaagtatatagaggCTTAGGTAGTAGGCGCATGTTGCCTGCTTATCcttaacagctataagagctactactctcttaaattTAAGCAGCTCTATAAGGAGAACAATATCTACACGCTCTGTATGCTgccttacttattacacctactaCAGCCTCTTAACGTTAGCTGCTTCTTGCCGTTAAAGCGCGCGTACAGTTGTGAGATTAAGAGCCTAATCTGCTACCAcattaactacattactaagCTTAAGTTTCTACCAGCGTTTAAGGCAGCCTTTAATtaattatttatattagCTAATATCTACTTAGCTTTTTAAGGCGCAGGCCTTGTTCCCCTCTAGCTAGATGCTGttctattaaagctagacgtACAGCTCTGTACACCTTCTCCTACTGCTCTTATAGAGACCCTCTAGGAGGCTTATACGCTAAGCAACGTAcgtaagcttaatacttaattaatattaatacGTAATTATGTACGTTAGCATAAGAGCTTATTACCTACcttaattattaaagtaattaattagcttaaaaaGGGCGCTGAGGTAATAATGCTCTCTGCTGAGCTAATAAGCAATTAGATCGCTAGCCTtaagaaggctaataaggcagtATTAGAGCAGAAATAACGTAAGAAAAAGCGTATACAGAAGCAAGGAGTCTTAATAAAGGGAGCTAGTAAGGATATACTTGCTTAACGTGAGGCTGATTAGCAGGTTGCTTGTGAAGAGCGTTAAGGAGGCAAGCAATCAGGCCTTAGCTgccaggctcttgcgcgcTGTACAAGGTGCAGAAAGACTGGTTATAACTTATGCacgtgtaagaaagatactTTAGATACTGCTTAATCTACTCTATAATTGTCTAACTGTTATGTTATCACGTTGTTGAGATACACGCTTACAGATATGTGCAAACCTGGTGGGGTGCGGCGCTCGCTTGTACGCGGCGCTCGCTTATAAAACACGTTATCATGCATCCAAATTCGCCATGCGCGCTCCTTCGGCTGCCTCCAGCACGAAGACGAGTCACGCTGATTGCGGCGCCGTTTGCCAGGACCATGTTGGAAGAGTCGGCACGGTGCGCTGTGGTGCGCTGTGGCGGAGACGACCGCAAAGGTACGCCACCAGCAGCTGCTGTACAGAAACCGGTCGGTTTGTACGTGCCTAGGTACTCTGCGCGATACCGTGATCAGCAAACAATCTCCACTCGCTTGCAGGGAACTGCTGTCGGTGTGCAGAGGGGCGCTTGCGAATCACCGCGCAGCATTGCGGGTGGCCGGGATGATATCGTGGGTCCCAAAATAGTTGGCTCTTAGCAGCGAGGGGTGGTTCCCAGCTGTGGACTCACTGGACTCACTGGACTCACTGGACTCGCCATGCGTACTCCGAGTACCATGGTCCATGGGTATCGTTGATGGATACTCGGCGCTACCGCTAGCGCGCTTTGCGCAAAACGTCGTGACACGGCGTGGTGCTGCAGCTGGCCCGCCCTGTAGAACAGCGGAATGGGGAACTCAGATGCAGCGTGGACGGCGCCGTTACTCTCGAGAGCCATGACAGCATTGGCGGCGTTCAGCGAGGCATGGGTGTGTTGACTCCGTGTTGTTTCGACATGCCGCTATCAGCCCAATTCATCGGCGACATCTCGCTAATCCCCAAGCGCGCTGGGTAACCCTGTCCGTCGATCCCAGAAGCAACAAGCAAGCAAGCCAGCCAGCAAGCCAGCAAGCCAGCAAGCCAGCGGATTTCTTCAGTCCTCCGTCCGCTCTCCCTCGACGCTCCACCTCTCTGCCGGGTGCTCTTGCAACCCTTTCGTCGCCCTGTTCTGTGATGCAGTTCGCTTTTCTGGCGTCTGATTGAACCCTCCATTCCTCCCCGTACACCTGTCGTGCAGCTTGCAATCCATGGTTCAC from Ascochyta rabiei chromosome 2, complete sequence includes these protein-coding regions:
- a CDS encoding ATP-binding cassette, regulator of translational elongation, whose amino-acid sequence is MMFSGNTKTRQRMGAAGNPGANRTHVQQRRAPRLVVQAHWLRAKSAPRLVRRRLACLRLPRADWPPPLLPELTATPLWVSSPICAELWTTCCGTNIERRNTVPLSQYTGACYTAARRALVCPPTAPAPLLNIDSRRQPPVWDEDLFPYPPRQPAAMEAEIRTQIPSIDPVLSEYSVGYLTHAANSFSSDSDPNAPSPLEEAAATVAALLLSASGNLSEDNETAITNLVNKFISRLNAANGTDGERRQVAPSARKLDQAVHVGSSKNMSATLGLSGGTVDLESANTRKVESRVDRKKLEKAERKLRAKQDRKEFKNVEYEASKLLDVPNEAQSYEEFYMAVNPLQAGNDSANKSKDIKIDSFDVSMPGLRILTDASLTLAYGRRYGLVGQNGIGKSTLLRALARREVSIPTHISILHVEQEITGDDTPALQAVLDADVWRKHLLREQEKITKELNELEAERASMADTSADAERLDKQREGLDTTLSDVHSKLAEMESDKAESRAASILAGLGFSTERQQYATRTFSGGWRMRLALARALFCEPDLLLLDEPSNMLDVPSITFLANYLQDYPSTVLVVSHDRAFLNEVATDIIHQHSERLDYYKGGNFDSFYATKEERRKTAKREYEKQMAERAHLQAFIDKFRYNAAKSSEAQSRIKKLERMPVLQAPEAEYTVHFKFPEVEKMSPPIIQMSGVSFGYSKDNILLKNVDLDVQLDSRIGIVGPNGAGKTTALKLLIGALQPTTGLISQNPRLRVGFFAQHHVDALDLNNSAVGFMAKQYPGKPDEEYRRHLGAFGITGMTGLQKMELLSGGQKSRVAFACLALTNPHILVLDEPSNHLDIEAMDALSEALQKFQGGVLMVSHDVTMLQNVCTSLWVCDGGTVEHFDGSVQAYKRRITAQANAAGVVAKH